From a region of the Georgenia yuyongxinii genome:
- a CDS encoding CTP synthase: MVNQPSRLPGNQASIPRQIFVTGGVVSSLGKGLTASSLGHLLRARGLRVVMQKLDPYINVDPGTMNPFQHGEVFVTDDGTETDLDIGHYERFLDVELSGKANATTGQVYSTVIAKERRGEYLGDTVQVIPHITDEIKARMRAQAEPADGEEPPDVIITEIGGTVGDIESLPFLEAARQVRQDLGRDNVFFLHVSLVPYIAASGELKTKPTQHSVAELRSIGIQPDAIVCRSERELPESVKAKIASMCDVDREAVVMCQDASSIYEIPAVLHAEGLDAYVVQRLRMSFRDVDWSVWDRLLERVRHPKDHVEIALVGKYIDLPDAYLSVTEALRAGGFHHRAKVALRWVPSDTCQTPEGARKALEGVDGVLVPGGFGVRGIEGKLGALRHARENQIPTLGICLGLQCMVIEAARNLLGLDKASSTEFDPATPDPVVATMEEQLAIVGGEGDLGGTMRLGRYEAVLTPGSLAAEVYGAERVSERHRHRYEVNNSYREDLEKAGLKISGRSPDSSLVEFVELDRDRHPYYIATQAHPEFKSRPTRAHPLFAGLVGAALERQRATRLLDIDEPETVGLEHEEPVGAVAETGGDRA, encoded by the coding sequence GTGGTCAACCAACCGAGCCGGCTGCCCGGCAACCAGGCCAGCATCCCCCGTCAGATCTTCGTCACCGGCGGGGTCGTGAGCTCACTGGGCAAGGGGTTGACAGCCTCCAGCCTGGGTCACCTGCTCCGCGCCCGCGGTCTGCGGGTGGTGATGCAAAAGCTCGACCCGTACATCAACGTCGACCCCGGCACGATGAACCCGTTCCAGCACGGTGAGGTCTTCGTCACCGACGACGGCACCGAGACCGACCTGGACATCGGTCACTACGAGCGCTTCCTCGACGTCGAGCTCTCCGGCAAGGCCAACGCCACCACCGGGCAGGTGTACTCCACGGTCATCGCCAAGGAGCGCCGGGGCGAGTACCTCGGCGACACCGTGCAGGTCATCCCGCACATCACCGACGAGATCAAGGCCCGCATGCGGGCCCAGGCCGAGCCCGCCGACGGCGAGGAGCCGCCGGACGTCATCATCACCGAGATCGGCGGCACGGTCGGCGACATCGAGTCCCTCCCGTTCCTCGAGGCCGCCCGGCAGGTCCGCCAGGACCTGGGCCGCGACAACGTCTTCTTCCTGCACGTCTCCCTCGTGCCCTACATCGCGGCGTCGGGGGAGCTGAAGACCAAGCCCACCCAGCACTCGGTGGCCGAGCTGCGCTCCATCGGCATCCAGCCCGACGCGATCGTGTGCCGTTCCGAGCGTGAGCTGCCCGAGAGCGTCAAGGCCAAGATCGCGTCGATGTGCGACGTCGACCGTGAGGCCGTCGTGATGTGCCAGGACGCATCGAGCATCTACGAGATCCCCGCCGTGCTGCACGCCGAGGGCCTGGACGCCTACGTCGTCCAGCGCCTGCGGATGAGCTTCCGAGACGTGGACTGGTCGGTGTGGGACCGGCTCCTCGAGCGGGTGCGCCACCCCAAGGACCATGTCGAGATCGCGCTCGTCGGCAAGTACATCGACCTGCCCGACGCCTACCTCTCCGTCACCGAGGCGCTGCGCGCCGGCGGTTTCCACCACCGTGCCAAGGTCGCCCTGCGCTGGGTGCCCTCAGACACCTGCCAGACCCCGGAGGGTGCGCGCAAGGCACTCGAGGGCGTCGACGGCGTCCTGGTGCCCGGCGGGTTCGGCGTGCGCGGCATCGAGGGCAAGCTCGGCGCGCTGCGCCACGCCCGCGAGAACCAGATCCCCACCCTGGGGATCTGCCTGGGCCTGCAGTGCATGGTCATCGAGGCAGCCCGTAACCTCCTCGGCCTGGACAAGGCGAGCTCGACGGAGTTCGACCCCGCCACCCCCGACCCGGTGGTGGCCACGATGGAGGAGCAGCTCGCCATCGTGGGCGGCGAGGGCGACCTGGGCGGCACCATGCGCCTGGGCCGGTACGAGGCCGTGCTCACCCCGGGTTCCCTGGCCGCCGAGGTGTACGGCGCCGAGCGCGTGAGCGAGCGGCACCGCCACCGGTACGAGGTGAACAACTCCTACCGGGAGGATCTGGAGAAGGCCGGTCTGAAGATCTCCGGCCGGTCCCCGGACTCCTCGCTCGTGGAGTTCGTCGAGCTCGACCGGGACCGCCACCCGTACTACATCGCCACCCAGGCCCACCCCGAGTTCAAGTCCCGGCCCACCCGGGCGCACCCGCTCTTCGCCGGGCTGGTCGGCGCGGCGCTGGAGCGGCAGCGCGCCACCCGCCTGCTCGACATCGACGAGCCCGAGACGGTCGGGCTCGAGCACGAGGAGCCGGTGGGCGCGGTGGCCGAGACCGGCGGCGACCGGGCTTGA
- a CDS encoding copper transporter yields MIDFRYHLVSLIAVFLALAVGIVLGAGPLRDTIGDTLTGQVQDLRADRERLRGDLEASEADVTERTTYLEQSAGVLLEGALTDQSVTVVTVPGTAADDVEAVRDRLAQAGAEVLGEVAVTEAWTDPANLTFRQTFAGQLLGYIDPAPGGDAGVETIFGLALAHALTDTGEDGAPTEDAATLLDLLSSAEAPLVSLTTAPTGQADATVLVGPPAAAPPAPDADPEETDAAAAVLGSHVRLAQALSGVAPAVTVGAAASDLDLVAAVRADDAAAAAVTTVDSVGEITAALSTPLATAVALSGGHGHFGFLGGADAAVPPRVELAPPVVEPEGEAPADAEAGTEDGTAGTEAAPVQDAA; encoded by the coding sequence TTGATCGACTTCCGCTACCACCTCGTCTCGCTCATCGCGGTCTTCCTGGCCCTGGCCGTGGGGATCGTGCTGGGCGCCGGCCCGCTGCGCGACACCATCGGCGATACCCTCACCGGGCAGGTCCAGGACCTGCGTGCGGACCGTGAACGCCTGCGCGGCGATCTCGAGGCCTCCGAGGCGGACGTGACCGAGCGGACCACCTACCTCGAGCAGTCCGCCGGTGTCCTGCTGGAGGGGGCACTGACCGACCAGTCGGTCACCGTGGTCACCGTGCCCGGCACCGCCGCGGACGACGTCGAGGCCGTGCGGGACCGGCTTGCGCAGGCCGGCGCCGAGGTCCTCGGCGAGGTGGCCGTCACCGAGGCGTGGACCGACCCGGCCAACCTGACCTTCCGCCAGACCTTCGCCGGCCAGCTGCTGGGGTACATCGACCCGGCGCCGGGTGGCGACGCCGGCGTGGAGACGATCTTCGGGCTCGCCCTGGCCCACGCACTCACGGACACCGGCGAGGACGGGGCCCCGACCGAGGACGCCGCCACGCTGCTCGACCTGCTCAGCTCCGCCGAGGCACCGCTGGTGAGCCTGACGACGGCACCCACGGGGCAGGCCGACGCGACCGTGCTCGTCGGGCCGCCCGCCGCCGCGCCGCCCGCCCCCGACGCCGACCCCGAGGAGACCGACGCGGCCGCCGCGGTGCTCGGCAGCCACGTCCGCCTGGCCCAGGCGCTGAGCGGCGTCGCACCCGCCGTCACCGTCGGTGCCGCCGCCTCCGACCTCGACCTGGTCGCGGCGGTCCGTGCGGACGACGCCGCTGCCGCCGCGGTCACCACCGTGGACTCGGTCGGCGAGATCACCGCGGCGCTGTCCACGCCGCTGGCCACCGCCGTCGCCCTCTCCGGTGGCCACGGCCACTTCGGGTTCCTCGGCGGCGCGGACGCGGCCGTCCCGCCGCGCGTCGAGCTCGCACCCCCGGTGGTCGAGCCAGAGGGCGAGGCGCCCGCCGATGCGGAGGCCGGGACCGAGGACGGGACGGCGGGGACCGAGGCCGCGCCCGTCCAGGACGCCGCGTGA
- a CDS encoding glycosyltransferase family 4 protein, with protein MRVLQLTGSSAGGVGRHAREVAALLGADGPVVLAGPADVVTPAGPGESGAGKVRAVVVDIADRPRPRDASAVRQVRRLAAGADVVHAHGLRAGALAVLAVRSLGRRRPRLVVTVHNLPVGGPRVRAVAAVLETLVARGADAVLGVSGDLVERMRARGAREVERALVPAPERPASTVPAEQLREGLGLASGERLVLTVARLAPQKGLDLLADAAAILAGSDAGPGAGLGAGRGAGPDAAAPTGRHAEERTEDGARRTGWRWVVVGDGPLREALARRARTEDLPILLTGRRDDVPDLLAAADAVVSTATWEGQPIAVQEALRAGAALVATDVGGTREVTGDAAVLVPAGDAPALAAAIRAVLSDDGRRAALRVAALERAAVLPGPADVLAQLQKVYGGLG; from the coding sequence ATGCGGGTGCTGCAGCTGACCGGGTCGAGCGCCGGCGGGGTGGGTCGGCACGCCCGGGAGGTCGCCGCGCTGCTCGGCGCGGACGGTCCGGTCGTGCTCGCCGGCCCGGCCGACGTCGTCACGCCGGCGGGCCCGGGGGAGTCCGGAGCCGGGAAGGTGCGCGCCGTCGTCGTCGACATCGCCGACCGGCCCCGCCCGCGGGACGCGAGCGCCGTCCGGCAGGTCCGACGCCTGGCCGCGGGCGCGGACGTGGTCCACGCCCACGGCCTGCGTGCCGGCGCCCTGGCCGTCCTGGCCGTGCGCAGCCTCGGCCGGCGCCGCCCCCGCCTGGTCGTCACCGTGCACAACCTGCCCGTGGGCGGCCCGCGGGTGCGGGCGGTCGCGGCCGTCCTGGAGACCCTCGTGGCCCGCGGCGCGGACGCCGTGCTGGGGGTGAGCGGCGACCTGGTGGAGCGTATGCGTGCGCGGGGCGCACGAGAGGTCGAGCGGGCGCTCGTGCCTGCGCCCGAGCGGCCGGCGTCCACCGTCCCCGCCGAGCAGCTGCGCGAGGGGCTGGGGCTGGCCAGCGGCGAGCGGCTGGTCCTCACCGTTGCCCGGCTGGCGCCGCAGAAGGGTCTGGACCTGCTCGCCGACGCGGCCGCGATCCTCGCGGGGTCGGACGCCGGTCCCGGCGCGGGGCTGGGCGCGGGGCGCGGCGCCGGGCCGGACGCAGCCGCACCGACGGGCCGCCACGCCGAGGAACGCACCGAGGACGGCGCGCGCCGGACCGGCTGGCGGTGGGTGGTCGTCGGCGACGGGCCCTTGCGCGAGGCCCTCGCGCGCCGCGCGCGCACCGAGGACCTGCCGATCTTGCTGACCGGGCGCCGCGACGACGTGCCGGACCTGCTCGCCGCGGCGGACGCCGTCGTCTCCACCGCCACCTGGGAGGGGCAGCCCATCGCCGTGCAGGAGGCGTTGCGGGCCGGGGCCGCGCTGGTGGCGACCGACGTGGGCGGCACCCGCGAGGTCACCGGCGACGCCGCCGTCCTCGTCCCGGCCGGGGACGCACCGGCCCTGGCCGCCGCGATCCGCGCGGTCCTCAGCGACGACGGGCGCCGCGCGGCGCTGCGGGTGGCCGCGCTCGAGCGTGCCGCCGTCCTGCCCGGCCCGGCCGACGTGCTGGCCCAGCTGCAGAAGGTCTACGGCGGGCTCGGCTGA
- a CDS encoding NifB/NifX family molybdenum-iron cluster-binding protein, giving the protein MIAVVPVTAEGRTGHSWGKAPRVAVATVSDGAITDWQEHEVRWDVSHDEGTEGSHHARVARFLLDHQVGAVVVDHMGAGMVRMLASMDIRVLQATQDDAHEAVLAAVRAVPA; this is encoded by the coding sequence ATGATCGCCGTCGTCCCCGTTACCGCCGAGGGCCGCACCGGGCACAGCTGGGGCAAGGCGCCCCGCGTCGCCGTCGCCACCGTGAGCGACGGCGCCATCACGGACTGGCAGGAGCACGAGGTCCGCTGGGACGTCTCGCACGACGAGGGCACCGAGGGCTCGCACCACGCCCGGGTCGCGCGTTTCCTCCTCGACCACCAGGTGGGGGCCGTGGTGGTCGACCACATGGGTGCGGGCATGGTCCGCATGCTCGCGAGCATGGACATCCGGGTGCTGCAGGCGACGCAGGACGACGCACACGAGGCGGTGCTCGCCGCGGTCCGCGCGGTGCCTGCCTGA
- the murJ gene encoding murein biosynthesis integral membrane protein MurJ has product MSPRTRMLGGVLGAAGLIAVVTLASRAVGFVRWLVQSWTLGASDAAMAYETANKVPNVLFEVAAGGALAGAVVPLLAVPLARHLRTEVDRTASALLTWALLVLVPLAALVAAAAGPVAGLLLPGGTDPALRELTTSYLRIFALQIPLYGVGVIFSGVLQAQKRFFWPAFAPLLSSLVVIVSYLAFGAVSQGRQDDPAALPLAAVAWLAWGTTGGVAAMSLCQLVPVLRAGVRPRPALRFPPGVARRAGRLAAAGIGALLAQQASVVVVLLLANTHGETGTINVYTYAQAVYFLPYAVLAVPLSTAVFPRLSERAGTGDRHGFAAMAAGSTRLVVAASLVGAALLVAVAPAATAVFSLRFEMAGMTQAITWFAPGIVGYALIFHLSRALYAVDHGRAAVLATATGWLVVSAASWAGVLLLAPDGGDGPATLTALGAGSSAGMVVAGTLLLWAVRRAGGPGALAGLSRTFAVGALPAVAGGLVGRWVATSLLDALGAGLGGAVVAAVGGALPAGGLVAAAVLLLDRGTIRVGTWSRERQAAQGPGAGRPG; this is encoded by the coding sequence ATGAGTCCCCGCACGCGAATGCTCGGCGGCGTCCTCGGCGCCGCGGGCCTGATCGCCGTCGTGACCCTGGCCTCCCGGGCCGTGGGGTTCGTGCGCTGGCTCGTCCAGTCCTGGACCCTGGGCGCCTCCGACGCCGCGATGGCCTACGAGACCGCCAACAAGGTGCCCAACGTGCTCTTCGAGGTGGCGGCCGGCGGGGCGCTGGCCGGCGCGGTCGTCCCCCTGCTCGCGGTGCCGCTGGCCCGGCACCTGCGCACGGAGGTGGACCGCACCGCGTCGGCGCTGCTGACCTGGGCGCTGCTGGTGCTGGTGCCACTGGCCGCGCTGGTCGCCGCGGCGGCCGGCCCGGTCGCGGGGCTGCTCCTGCCCGGTGGCACCGACCCCGCCCTGCGGGAGCTGACCACCAGCTACCTGCGGATCTTCGCGCTCCAGATCCCCCTGTACGGGGTCGGGGTGATCTTCTCCGGGGTGCTCCAGGCGCAGAAGAGGTTCTTCTGGCCGGCGTTCGCCCCGCTGCTGTCCTCCCTGGTCGTCATCGTCAGCTACCTCGCCTTCGGGGCGGTGTCCCAGGGCCGGCAGGACGACCCCGCCGCCCTGCCGCTCGCCGCCGTCGCCTGGCTCGCCTGGGGCACCACCGGCGGCGTCGCGGCCATGAGTCTGTGCCAACTGGTCCCCGTGCTGCGTGCCGGTGTGCGGCCACGGCCCGCGCTGCGCTTCCCGCCGGGCGTCGCGCGGCGGGCCGGGCGCCTCGCCGCCGCGGGGATCGGGGCGCTGCTCGCCCAGCAGGCCAGCGTCGTCGTCGTCCTGCTGCTGGCGAACACCCACGGCGAGACCGGCACCATCAACGTCTACACCTACGCGCAGGCGGTGTACTTCCTGCCCTACGCCGTGCTCGCGGTACCGCTGTCGACCGCCGTGTTCCCACGCCTGTCCGAGCGCGCGGGCACGGGGGACCGGCACGGGTTCGCCGCGATGGCGGCCGGGTCCACCCGCCTGGTGGTCGCCGCCTCGCTGGTGGGCGCCGCCCTGCTGGTGGCCGTCGCGCCCGCCGCCACGGCGGTCTTCTCCCTGCGTTTCGAGATGGCCGGGATGACACAGGCGATCACCTGGTTCGCTCCCGGGATCGTCGGCTACGCACTGATATTCCACCTCTCCCGGGCGCTGTACGCCGTCGACCACGGCCGCGCCGCGGTGCTGGCGACGGCGACCGGCTGGCTCGTGGTCTCCGCCGCCTCCTGGGCCGGGGTGCTTCTGCTGGCCCCCGACGGCGGCGACGGACCCGCCACGCTGACGGCGCTCGGGGCCGGCTCGTCCGCGGGCATGGTCGTGGCGGGGACGCTGCTGCTGTGGGCCGTGCGCCGAGCCGGCGGCCCCGGTGCGCTGGCGGGGCTGTCTCGCACGTTCGCCGTCGGCGCGCTGCCCGCGGTGGCCGGTGGCCTCGTGGGCCGGTGGGTCGCCACGAGCCTGCTCGACGCACTCGGCGCGGGCCTGGGCGGCGCGGTCGTCGCCGCGGTGGGCGGTGCGCTGCCCGCGGGCGGGCTCGTGGCCGCGGCGGTGCTGCTCCTCGATCGCGGCACCATCCGGGTGGGGACGTGGTCGCGGGAGCGGCAGGCCGCCCAGGGCCCGGGTGCCGGCCGCCCGGGCTGA
- a CDS encoding NUDIX domain-containing protein, producing the protein MSVADAKDTDREVLTHRRLHDGRVFDLVSDEVRLNPDDDAPVVREYLDHPGAVAVVALRDGADGEEVLLIKQYRHPVRAQLWEIPAGLLDVDGEDHLTAAQRELLEEADLRASRWDVLVDYFTTPGGSSESLRIYLARDVSEVADHEQHAREDEERDMPTAWVRLDDAVDAVHEGRLHNPSAVVGILAAASARARDWQPLRTVTSPWLR; encoded by the coding sequence TTGAGCGTCGCCGACGCCAAGGACACCGACCGCGAGGTCCTCACGCACCGCCGGCTCCACGACGGGCGCGTGTTCGACCTGGTCTCCGACGAGGTGCGGCTGAACCCCGACGACGACGCGCCGGTGGTCCGGGAGTACCTGGACCACCCCGGCGCGGTCGCCGTAGTCGCCCTGCGGGACGGCGCCGACGGGGAGGAGGTGCTGCTCATCAAGCAGTACCGCCACCCCGTGCGGGCCCAGCTGTGGGAGATCCCCGCCGGCCTGCTCGACGTCGACGGCGAGGATCACCTCACCGCAGCGCAACGGGAGCTGCTCGAGGAAGCGGATCTGCGCGCATCCCGCTGGGACGTGCTCGTGGACTACTTCACCACCCCGGGTGGCTCGAGCGAGTCGCTGCGGATCTACCTGGCCCGGGACGTCTCGGAGGTCGCCGACCACGAGCAGCATGCCCGCGAGGACGAGGAGCGGGACATGCCCACCGCCTGGGTCCGGCTCGACGACGCCGTCGACGCCGTGCACGAGGGGCGCCTGCACAACCCGAGCGCGGTGGTCGGCATCCTGGCCGCCGCCAGCGCCCGCGCCCGTGACTGGCAGCCGTTACGGACGGTGACGTCCCCGTGGCTGCGCTGA